The genomic window GGGTCCGAGATACACCAGTTATCCACCGGCAACGGAGTTTACCGAGCAGGTTGGTGCCGAGGAGTATAGAGAACGTCTTCTAAGAAGCAACGATAGGAAGACCCCTCTCTCCCTATACTTCCATATACCCTTCTGTGAAAGCGGGTGTTACTACTGCGGATGCAACATAATAATTTCTCACAGGAAAGGTATAGAAAAACCCTACATAGAGAGAGTCTATAAAGAGATGGATATGGTATCTTCACTCCTTGATAAGGAGAGGAGAGTTGAGCAACTCCACTGGGGAGGTGGAACACCTAACTACCTTGAGCCTGAAGAGATAAAAGAGTTCATGGAGGAGATAAGGAGCAGGTTCGTTTTCTCAGAAGATGCCGAGGTGAGCATAGAGATAGACCCGAGGTACGCAACCGATGAGCAGTTAAAAACTATTAGGGAGGTTGGTTTTAACAGGGTGAGCATGGGTCTTCAAGACCTTGATGAGAAGGTCCAAAGGGCTATAAACAGGATACAACCCTATGAGCTTATGGAGAGGTCTATGAAAAAGCTCAGAGAGCTTGGCTTCCACAGTATAAACCTTGACCTCATATACGGGTTGCCTTACCAGACCAAAGAGAGTTTTGAGAAAACGGTTGACAAGGTTATAGAACTTGACCCTGACAGGATAGCAGTTTACAGCTTTGCTTACGTTCCCTGGGTAAAACCCATTCAAAAACATATAAATCCGGAAACCCTCCCCTCTCCCGAGG from Hydrogenivirga caldilitoris includes these protein-coding regions:
- the hemN gene encoding oxygen-independent coproporphyrinogen III oxidase, which translates into the protein MRTVFDRKLIEKYDRPGPRYTSYPPATEFTEQVGAEEYRERLLRSNDRKTPLSLYFHIPFCESGCYYCGCNIIISHRKGIEKPYIERVYKEMDMVSSLLDKERRVEQLHWGGGTPNYLEPEEIKEFMEEIRSRFVFSEDAEVSIEIDPRYATDEQLKTIREVGFNRVSMGLQDLDEKVQRAINRIQPYELMERSMKKLRELGFHSINLDLIYGLPYQTKESFEKTVDKVIELDPDRIAVYSFAYVPWVKPIQKHINPETLPSPEEKLAILEMVIERFQDAGYVYIGMDHFAKPEDELAVAQREGKLWRNFQGYTTRKGVELIGFGATSIGMLYDSYFQNYKTLREYNVAIDEDRLPVFRGYILNEDDFIRREVIMDIMCNLGVSFSRIEETFGINFESYFENELEELKELEKDGLIKVKDRRIDILPVGRLLIRNIAMVFDIHLRSKKELRFSRTI